A DNA window from Bradyrhizobium sp. CCBAU 53421 contains the following coding sequences:
- the cobO gene encoding cob(I)yrinic acid a,c-diamide adenosyltransferase, translating into MISDGNDAEDGAVGTDPSLDARHAAKMAKKKVARDKIMATKSGDKGLIIVHTGAGKGKSSSAFGMIVRCVAHGFPCAVVQFIKGAWDTGERRLLTGHFGDLCQFHAMGEGFTWETQDRARDIAAAQAGWEKAKQLIADPSLRMVVLDEINIALRYDYLAIADVVDFLTNSKPPMTHVVLTGRNAKDELIEIADLVTEMTLVKHPFRSGIKAQPGVEF; encoded by the coding sequence ATTGGATGCGCGCCATGCGGCCAAGATGGCGAAAAAGAAGGTCGCCCGCGACAAGATCATGGCGACCAAGAGCGGTGACAAGGGCCTGATCATCGTTCATACCGGCGCCGGTAAAGGAAAATCCTCCTCCGCCTTCGGCATGATCGTGCGCTGCGTCGCGCACGGCTTTCCCTGCGCGGTGGTACAGTTCATCAAGGGCGCCTGGGATACCGGCGAGCGCCGCCTGCTCACCGGGCATTTCGGCGATCTCTGTCAATTCCATGCGATGGGCGAAGGTTTTACCTGGGAGACGCAGGATCGCGCCCGCGATATCGCGGCAGCGCAAGCCGGCTGGGAAAAAGCCAAGCAGCTGATCGCGGATCCGAGCTTGCGGATGGTCGTGCTCGACGAGATCAACATCGCGCTGCGCTACGACTATCTGGCGATCGCCGATGTTGTCGACTTCCTGACCAATTCGAAGCCGCCGATGACGCATGTCGTGCTCACTGGGCGTAACGCCAAGGACGAGTTGATCGAGATCGCCGATCTGGTCACCGAGATGACGCTGGTGAAGCACCCCTTCCGCTCCGGCATCAAGGCGCAACCGGGCGTCGAGTTCTGA